One genomic segment of Catalinimonas alkaloidigena includes these proteins:
- a CDS encoding ABC transporter ATP-binding protein encodes MADKDTHQAVDTIADDKTKKVKLNKKSFQSLLGIYKFIVPYRWQFTIGIVSLVFSSLTLLTFPLASGELIDVASGNTSWIGESIDMIALTLLGIFLIQSIFSFIRVYFFAQVNEKSMADIRLTLYSKLMSLPMTFYDQHRTGEIISRITSDVSLLQNTFSTTLAEFLRQFATLFIGIIVISLMAPKLTAFMLATFPVLVILSILFGRKIRELSKNTQDQLADTNVIVEETLQAIQAVKSFTSELFEIKKYNSALTSVVSIALKAAVYRGLFISFVIFVLFGGIVAVIWYGASLVEQGDITIGELISFILYTTLIGGSIAGLGDLYGQIQKAVGASERVLDILNQQEELDPTQYYKAKPDPVIQGSIAFKNVAFSYPTRNDVQVLTDISFQINKGEKIALVGHSGAGKSTITQLLLRYYDVDQGKIMVDGQNISAYDLLEFRKHIGIVPQEVILFGGSIKENIMYGRPGASLEEVRLAAQKANAHDFIEGFPEGYHTKVGERGVKLSGGQRQRVAIARAILKNPEILILDEATSSLDAESEHLVQQALDRLMENRTTIIIAHRLATIKKVDRIYVLKGGEIVEQGTHEQLNTLQGDYSNLVKLQLQED; translated from the coding sequence ATGGCAGACAAGGATACTCATCAGGCAGTAGATACTATTGCTGATGATAAGACCAAAAAAGTAAAACTTAACAAGAAAAGTTTTCAGAGCCTTTTAGGTATCTATAAATTTATAGTGCCGTACAGATGGCAGTTCACAATAGGCATTGTCAGTCTGGTTTTCTCCAGCCTGACCCTGCTTACCTTCCCCTTAGCTTCTGGTGAACTGATAGATGTTGCGTCCGGTAACACTTCCTGGATCGGTGAAAGCATAGATATGATTGCACTCACCCTGTTGGGTATTTTTTTGATTCAGAGTATTTTCTCTTTCATTAGAGTATACTTTTTTGCCCAGGTAAATGAAAAGTCCATGGCAGATATTAGGCTGACTTTGTACAGTAAATTGATGTCATTGCCAATGACTTTTTATGACCAACACCGTACCGGAGAAATTATTAGCCGAATTACTTCCGACGTATCTCTACTTCAGAACACTTTTTCCACTACGCTGGCGGAGTTTTTAAGACAATTTGCTACGCTCTTTATTGGTATCATTGTCATTTCACTGATGGCCCCCAAGCTTACGGCATTTATGCTAGCTACTTTCCCGGTATTGGTCATTCTATCTATTTTATTTGGCAGAAAAATTCGTGAGCTATCTAAAAATACACAGGATCAACTTGCTGACACTAATGTTATCGTAGAAGAAACGCTTCAAGCAATACAAGCAGTAAAATCCTTCACCAGTGAGCTTTTTGAAATTAAAAAATACAATAGTGCTCTTACTTCAGTGGTAAGTATTGCGCTGAAAGCAGCTGTTTATCGGGGTTTATTTATTTCGTTTGTCATTTTTGTACTTTTTGGCGGTATCGTCGCAGTAATATGGTACGGTGCATCTTTAGTAGAACAAGGTGATATTACCATAGGGGAGCTAATTTCATTTATACTTTACACTACTTTAATCGGTGGTTCCATTGCAGGCTTGGGTGATTTGTACGGACAGATTCAAAAAGCTGTAGGTGCTTCTGAACGGGTGCTTGATATACTGAATCAACAAGAAGAGTTAGACCCAACTCAATATTATAAGGCTAAACCTGACCCTGTAATTCAAGGTAGCATAGCATTTAAAAATGTAGCTTTTTCATATCCTACACGTAATGATGTTCAAGTACTTACAGATATTAGCTTTCAAATTAATAAAGGTGAAAAAATAGCATTGGTCGGGCATAGTGGGGCGGGTAAATCTACAATTACTCAATTGCTACTCAGATATTATGATGTTGACCAGGGGAAAATTATGGTTGATGGGCAAAATATCAGCGCTTATGATCTTCTGGAATTTCGCAAACATATCGGAATCGTCCCTCAGGAAGTGATTTTGTTTGGGGGAAGTATTAAAGAAAACATTATGTATGGCAGACCTGGAGCTTCCCTTGAAGAGGTCCGTCTTGCAGCTCAAAAAGCTAACGCTCACGACTTCATAGAAGGATTTCCTGAAGGTTATCACACTAAAGTTGGAGAGCGAGGGGTCAAACTATCCGGTGGACAAAGACAAAGAGTGGCTATCGCCAGGGCTATTTTAAAGAATCCGGAAATTCTGATATTAGATGAAGCCACCAGCTCATTAGATGCTGAATCAGAACATCTTGTCCAGCAGGCACTTGACCGCCTTATGGAAAATCGCACTACGATTATTATAGCGCATCGATTAGCTACCATCAAAAAAGTGGACAGGATTTATGTCCTCAAAGGTGGCGAAATTGTAGAGCAAGGTACGCATGAACAATTAAATACCCTTCAAGGAGATTACAGTAATCTTGTAAAACTACAACTACAGGAAGATTAA
- a CDS encoding transposase: MSDYRHWDQLEHAEDYVVFPENVGEYITIDETAVSQGELYTVITNKAARGNKGCLIAMIKGTNSERVKSILLRKIPLEKRRLVKEVTLDMAAIPWGPVWNRS, translated from the coding sequence TTGAGTGACTACAGGCATTGGGATCAGTTAGAGCATGCCGAGGATTATGTTGTTTTTCCTGAGAATGTTGGTGAATATATCACTATTGATGAAACAGCAGTTTCACAGGGTGAACTTTACACAGTGATCACCAACAAAGCGGCCAGGGGGAATAAAGGCTGCCTTATTGCAATGATCAAGGGTACTAACAGTGAACGAGTAAAGTCTATCCTGCTTAGAAAGATCCCATTAGAAAAAAGGAGGCTGGTCAAAGAAGTCACCTTAGACATGGCGGCCATTCCATGGGGGCCAGTATGGAACAGATCGTGA
- a CDS encoding ISAon1 family transposase: protein MGASMEQIVTKTFTKAVLVTDRFHVQKLAYEAVQEMRIAYRWEAIEQENQEMELSKEVGRTFVANRLENGDTPKQLLVRSRYLLFKDKSKWTSSQVHRAEILFKLYPQLEQAYELAQKLGHIYQNTKEKGVAFTRLARWYDQVEKAGFKSFNTVSRTIQQHYKTILNFFDRRSTNAAAESFNAKIKAFRSQFRGVRNISFFLYRLSKIYA from the coding sequence ATGGGGGCCAGTATGGAACAGATCGTGACTAAGACATTTACCAAAGCTGTTTTAGTCACCGATCGTTTTCATGTGCAAAAACTGGCTTATGAAGCAGTTCAGGAAATGAGGATAGCTTATCGCTGGGAAGCTATTGAGCAAGAGAACCAAGAAATGGAATTGAGCAAAGAAGTAGGCAGAACCTTCGTTGCCAACAGGTTAGAAAATGGTGATACTCCTAAACAACTACTGGTCAGGAGCAGGTACCTGCTCTTCAAGGACAAAAGCAAATGGACGTCTTCCCAAGTCCACAGGGCAGAAATCCTGTTCAAACTCTATCCACAGCTTGAGCAAGCTTATGAATTAGCTCAAAAGCTAGGACATATATACCAAAACACTAAAGAGAAAGGTGTCGCTTTCACCAGACTGGCCAGATGGTATGATCAGGTAGAAAAAGCTGGCTTTAAATCTTTCAATACAGTCTCTAGAACCATTCAGCAACACTATAAAACTATCTTAAACTTCTTTGATAGAAGAAGTACTAATGCTGCTGCTGAATCTTTCAATGCCAAAATCAAAGCTTTCAGGTCACAGTTCAGAGGGGTGAGAAACATTAGCTTCTTCCTCTACAGACTTTCCAAAATCTATGCTTAG
- a CDS encoding transposase: MDKAIISLFLPDGMLDYFEVTSVEKTEESYTISLAEKNQHPEEYAGENLISKGYFAEITVKDFPIRGKACYLKVKRRRWWNEDTGKVVFRNWELVAQGTRMTMEFASFLKALHRYHTGKL, from the coding sequence TTGGATAAAGCTATCATTTCTTTGTTTCTACCGGATGGGATGCTTGACTATTTTGAAGTTACTTCAGTAGAAAAGACAGAAGAGAGCTACACTATTAGTTTAGCAGAGAAGAACCAGCATCCGGAGGAATATGCAGGTGAGAACCTCATCTCCAAAGGCTATTTTGCAGAAATTACTGTAAAAGATTTTCCCATACGCGGTAAAGCCTGCTATCTGAAAGTAAAACGCAGAAGGTGGTGGAATGAAGATACAGGAAAGGTAGTTTTTAGAAACTGGGAATTGGTGGCTCAGGGCACGCGAATGACTATGGAATTCGCGTCTTTTTTAAAAGCATTGCATCGATACCACACCGGTAAGCTGTAA